The following proteins are co-located in the Colletotrichum lupini chromosome 4, complete sequence genome:
- a CDS encoding dehydroquinase class II, translated as MAKSILLINGPNLNLLGTREPHIYGSTTLSQLEMQSKEHAKSLGADLQSFQSNTEGAIVERIHAARGNVDVIIINPAAYTHTSVAIRDALLGVDIPFIELHISNTHARESFRHHSYLSDKAVAVIMGLGIHGYGYAIDHAVKNIKPKA; from the coding sequence ATGGCAAAGTCAATCCTCCTCATCAACGGCCCCAACCTGAACCTCCTCGGTACCCGGGAACCGCACATCTACGGCTCGACCACACTCTCCCAGCTCGAGATGCAATCAAAAGAACACGCCAAGTCTCTCGGCGCAGACCTGCAATCCTTCCAATCCAACACTGAGGGCGCCATTGTCGAGCGCATACACGCGGCGCGGGGCAACGTCGacgtcatcatcatcaaccCCGCCGCCTACACACACACGAGCGTCGCCATCCGCGACGCGCTGCTAGGCGTCGATATCCCCTTCATCGAGCTGCACATTAGCAACACGCACGCGAGAGAGAGCTTCAGACATCACAGCTATTTGAGCGACAAGGCGGTTGCGGTTATCATGGGGTTGGGAATTCATGGATATGGGTACGCCATTGATCATGCCGTTAAGAATATCAAGCCCAAGGCATAA
- a CDS encoding catabolic 3-dehydroquinase — protein sequence MPDLHSLPAGSRPINAIRNNGPDHLVLERLKLRELAEGWPSYRDACEWENFESIFHPGAYVYTTWSGRVPFTEFIAASKAGMDKGAFIMHRCHGCSTDINAEGTRAVTKLKATITQRFEIDSVEFDVEADCRFCFYFEKVGDRWGARLVRHWYEKDKVIPCNPAKFPEIDEGKLAAFPPGYKYLAYFQELTMGVKVLLNMPGHRRHVGTVNLDKHDLLYWQAKEWLEGNTIDV from the exons ATGCCTGATTTACACAGTCTTCCTGCAGGGTCCCGTCCCATCAACGCCATCCGCAACAATGGGCCAGATCACTTGGTTCTAGAAAGATTGAAGTTGAGAGAATTGGCAGAAGGATGGCCGTCTTACAG GGACGCCTGCGAATGGGAAAACTTCGAGTCCATCTTCCACCCAGGGGCCTACGTCTACACAACCTGGTCAGGCCGCGTCCCTTTCACAGAATTCATCGCGGCTTCCAAAGCAGGGATGGACAAAGGCGCCTTTATCATGCACCGCTGCCACGGCTGCAGCACAGATATCAACGCCGAGGGCACCAGGGCCGTGACCAAGCTCAAGGCGACGATTACACAGCGCTTCGAGATTGACAGCGTCGAGTTTGACGTAGAAGCTGACTGCCGCTTCTGTTTCTACTTTGAAAAAGTGGGAGATCGGTGGGGCGCGCGTCTGGTACGGCATTGGTATGAGAAGGATAAGGTGATTCCCTGCAACCCGGCCAAGTTCCCCGAGATTGATGAGGGAAAGTTGGCTGCGTTTCCTCCTGGGTACAAGTATCTCGCGTATTTCCAGGAGCTCACGATGGGAGTCAAAGTTCTTTTGAATATGCCTGGGCATCGGCGTCATGTTGGGACGGTGAACTTGGACAAGCACGACTTACTTTACTGGCAGGCCAAGGAGTGGCTTGAAGGAAATACCATAGACGTGTAG